In Candidatus Alcyoniella australis, the DNA window CCGCGCGCCGCTCAGCTCGGTGAGGATCGTGCGGATGCGCAGCACTTGGTCGTAGACCGCCGGTCGCAAATAGCGCACGTTGGCCTCGATCACCACCAGGTAGCGGTCGTTGTCAAAATAGTGGGTGCCCGGGAGGTCCAGGGTGCGGTACCACTCGGCGCGGCCGATCTCGAAAAAGCGCAGGTAGTTGCCGTAGTAGACAATGCCCAGGGCGTCGGTGTCGCCGAACAGTACGCGCGTCTTGAACTCGACCAGCTTGTTCATCGCGAGCGCAGTTGCTGGATGCGCGGATTGGACGGCGAGCCGCGCAGGTCCAGCCGGTAGTAGTCCTGGGAGTCCTGCTTGATGTTGAACTGGCCGGCGGCCATCTTCAGCGCCATGCCGTACTGCTGATCGAACTGCGGGCCGAGCTTGAACTTGGCGGTGTAGGCGTAGTTGCTCTTCATGAAGTCGCTGCTGTTGAGCGTCATCTTGCCCGAGAGCAAAACCTCGACCTGCTCGCCGAGCAGCGTCCCCTGGCTGATCGTCAGGTTGGGGTGCCGCAGCTCGAGCACCAGCTTGGTCGGATCGAACGCTATCGGGTCGATCTCGAAGGGCCCGACCAGCGGGATCGTCAGCTTGATCCCGGAGATCGACAGGCCGTTGAGGTCCAGATCGAGATTGCCGCCTGACTTGTCGCCGTTTGCCGGGCGCGCGTCTCGCACCAGGTGCAGCGCCACTGTGCCCGAGAGCTTGCCCGCGGCGCTGAAATCGGCCAGGCCGCCGGGGATGTAACGCGGCAGGTCCAGCCGTGCGATGTCGAGGTCTTGCAGCTCGCAATCGATGTCCGAGCTGCCGCTGCCGGCGCTGAAGCGTCCGCTGAGCTTACCGCCGTAGGCCGCCACGTCCAGGTGCAGGCTGGCGCGTCCCCACAGCAGCGGAAACGGGTTAAGCCACAATTGCAGACTGTCGAATTCGGCGAAGGTCAGCGCCTGCTTGTTGTCCCACGACAGCGCGACGCCCTCGAGCCGGACCCCGCTTAAGTTGTGGCGTTCGATGCTGCGCACCTCGGCCTTGATCTTCATGCTGTCCTGCAGCTCGACCAGCGCCCAGCGTACAGCCGCCTCGGTGGGAAATTTGATCGCCAGGGAGAGGACGAATACCGCCAGGAAGAAGAGCAGGAACCCGAGTATTCGTCCGATGCTTTTAAGCTTTATCATGCTGTGATCCGTCGCTGTTTATCGATCGCCCGACGCCGAGACCACGGGCGCTTGACGTATCAGAATTGGACCGAGATCTCGATCGAGTGGTCGAAGGTGCGCGAGCGCTCGACGTTGCCGCGGAACGTGTAACCGATGGTCCCGGTTTCCGCGTACCAACCCAGTCCGACACTGTAGAAATCGAGCTCCTGGATCTCGTCCCAGAGGTATCCGCCGCGTAGCGCCAGGCGTTGAAACATAACTCCCTCGGCTCCGGTGGCGAACATGAAGGTCTTGTCCGCGTCCGCGTCGAAATCCTTGGTAACGTCGAAGGTGATCGTGGCGTATTCCATGATGTGGCCGGCCAGCCCGACGACCACGTCGCGGTACAGCTCGGGCTGATCGTCTTTGGGCGCGGGCCCGA includes these proteins:
- a CDS encoding thioesterase family protein, which produces MNKLVEFKTRVLFGDTDALGIVYYGNYLRFFEIGRAEWYRTLDLPGTHYFDNDRYLVVIEANVRYLRPAVYDQVLRIRTILTELSGARLRLDYQIVDDPSGELIATGYTRHTTTDRTGRVRRFAKDFIQRMSALLSDGF
- the gspN gene encoding type II secretion system protein GspN — encoded protein: MIKLKSIGRILGFLLFFLAVFVLSLAIKFPTEAAVRWALVELQDSMKIKAEVRSIERHNLSGVRLEGVALSWDNKQALTFAEFDSLQLWLNPFPLLWGRASLHLDVAAYGGKLSGRFSAGSGSSDIDCELQDLDIARLDLPRYIPGGLADFSAAGKLSGTVALHLVRDARPANGDKSGGNLDLDLNGLSISGIKLTIPLVGPFEIDPIAFDPTKLVLELRHPNLTISQGTLLGEQVEVLLSGKMTLNSSDFMKSNYAYTAKFKLGPQFDQQYGMALKMAAGQFNIKQDSQDYYRLDLRGSPSNPRIQQLRSR